The Neptunomonas concharum genomic interval CTGTTAAGCACTCATCCATATCAAAAGCGCCGCCATTGTCTTGCGCATTTTTAAGTGGCTGCAAACACAGCGGATGAAACAGCGGAATCGATTCAGGCCCTTCATAAGTGGCTTCAATAGCCATAACCGAGTTAACAAATACTGCCATCGAAAGACTAACGGCAACGGATAACGAGTTGAAACGCATTGGCTCTCCTGAGAGGTCATAAGATTTCCTCAGCTAAGAATACCAAAAAGGAGACAACACAGGCACGAATCAATTGCATTGGCGCACAAGAAGGTTTGAATGGCACGTTAGAGCGTGTATTTTTTCATGCAGCTCACTCACTATCCATTGGCACGTTAAATAAACATATCGTGCAGACCATCAACTATAAGAAAAGGATTCACTTATGTTACTAAAGACGTCTTCTTGGTTAGTAGCCTGTGCGCTATTTACCACCAACCTTTATGCCGCACAAACGACGGACGCGATCGATCCTGAAGCTGCGAGCGGATTTACCGCAAAGCAAAGCGTTATCGCCAATAACTATATGGTGGCCGCAGCTAACCCGTTGGCTGTCAAAGCAGGTTACGAAGCGCTAGCAGCCGGTGGTAGCGCGATGGATGCCATGGTTGCTGTGCAAGCCATGCTGGGGTTAGTAGAGCCACAGTCTTCAGGCTTAGGTGGTGGCGCTTTTTTGGTTTACTACGATGCGAAATCCAAAAAAATCACAACCTTTGATGGTCGTGAGACTGCACCAATGGCTGCCACACCGGAGTTATTTCAGGATGAAAATGGCAAACCGTTAACGTTTTATGATGCTGTTGTGGGTGGTCGCTCTGTAGGCACGCCTGGTACTGTAAAATTGATGTCCGAGATGCACAAACGCTACGGAAATCAACCGTGGGCGGACCTGCTCAAACCCGCACAAACCCTTGCCAGTGAAGGCTTTACTGTATCTGCACGTCTGGCGGGAGCCATTGCCAACGATAAAGAGCGACTTAGCCGCTACCCTGATACCCGCGCTTATTTCTTCACCCCCGAAGGTGAGCCTCTGGCAGAAGGCTCACGCCTTAAGAACCCTGAGTACGCTAAAACATTAGCGATACTAGCCAAAGATGGTGCTGACGCTTTCTATCAAGGCCCCATTGGTGAGGCTATCGTTAAAAAAGTGCAGAGTATCGAGGACAACCCAGGCCTACTGTCTTTGCAAGACTTAGCCTCCTATCGTGTAAAAGAGCGTGTAGCGACCTGCGCTCCCTACCGCCAGTACGATATCTGCGGAATGGGGCCACCCAGCTCAGGCGCTTTGACGGTGGGCCAGATTTTAGGGATAAGCAGCCATTTTGATTTGAAATCCATGGGACCTGACAGCCCTCAGTCATGGCAGGTTATTGGTGATGCTTCTCGGTTAGCCTTTGCGGATCGCGGCCGCTATATGGCTGATAGTGATTTTGTACCCATGCCGGATGGCTTACTTGATCCTGACTATTTAGCAGAGCGTGCTAAGCTGATCACAATCGGTAAGGCATTGGAAACATCACCCGCGGGTGAACCTCGCTGGGAAAAGTCACAAAAAGTCGCCTTGGCAGATGATCAGTCCATTGAGCTACCCTCCACAACCCATATCGTGATAGCTGATAAAGATGGCAATATTGTCTCTATGACCAGCACCATTGAAAACGGTTTTGGCTCCCGCGTCATGAGTAATGGCTTTTTGCTTAACAACGAGCTAACTGACTTTTCCTTCGCCAGTTACAAGGATGGCTACCCTATTGCCAACCGCTTAGAACCGGGTAAACGGCCTCGTTCATCCATGGCCCCTACCATTGTCATGGAAAATGGAAATCCCTATATGGCGATAGGCTCCCCCGGTGGGTCAAGAATCATTGGTTATGTTGCCTCAACCCTAATTGCTCATTTAGACTGGGGGCTGCCGATTCAAGAGGCGATCAACATGCCTC includes:
- the ggt gene encoding gamma-glutamyltransferase, producing the protein MLLKTSSWLVACALFTTNLYAAQTTDAIDPEAASGFTAKQSVIANNYMVAAANPLAVKAGYEALAAGGSAMDAMVAVQAMLGLVEPQSSGLGGGAFLVYYDAKSKKITTFDGRETAPMAATPELFQDENGKPLTFYDAVVGGRSVGTPGTVKLMSEMHKRYGNQPWADLLKPAQTLASEGFTVSARLAGAIANDKERLSRYPDTRAYFFTPEGEPLAEGSRLKNPEYAKTLAILAKDGADAFYQGPIGEAIVKKVQSIEDNPGLLSLQDLASYRVKERVATCAPYRQYDICGMGPPSSGALTVGQILGISSHFDLKSMGPDSPQSWQVIGDASRLAFADRGRYMADSDFVPMPDGLLDPDYLAERAKLITIGKALETSPAGEPRWEKSQKVALADDQSIELPSTTHIVIADKDGNIVSMTSTIENGFGSRVMSNGFLLNNELTDFSFASYKDGYPIANRLEPGKRPRSSMAPTIVMENGNPYMAIGSPGGSRIIGYVASTLIAHLDWGLPIQEAINMPHLINRFGTYDLEQGTPAEQFKAPLEEMGFKVNIRDLNSGLHAIQFKDNQLIGGADPRREGTAMGD